The following proteins are encoded in a genomic region of Sulfurimonas sp. HSL3-7:
- a CDS encoding VanZ family protein, with amino-acid sequence MKPLSKNIVFKLFFSIALPAGALLAFIPDYSALPAIVSFSYLINHLIAFCILFVLLKGTYPSLAVNRAFILLFAYALGIEAVQYFLPTRSASWRDLGADAAGLLTGYLLMILLNKLSITKDIFTE; translated from the coding sequence ATGAAGCCACTTAGCAAAAACATTGTCTTTAAACTGTTTTTTTCTATTGCACTGCCGGCCGGTGCCCTCCTTGCTTTTATACCTGATTACAGTGCCCTGCCCGCCATTGTCTCGTTTAGCTATCTAATTAACCATCTTATCGCTTTTTGTATACTCTTTGTGCTCCTGAAAGGTACCTACCCTTCTCTTGCAGTAAACAGAGCATTCATTCTCCTCTTTGCCTATGCGCTGGGAATTGAAGCAGTTCAGTATTTTCTTCCGACCCGCTCTGCTTCCTGGCGTGATCTGGGAGCCGATGCAGCAGGCTTACTGACGGGCTACCTTCTTATGATTCTTCTCAATAAACTATCAATCACGAAAGATATCTTTACCGAATAG
- a CDS encoding pyridoxal phosphate-dependent aminotransferase — MLTKRINVLSESITIAVTALAQELRAQGRDVLSFSAGEPDFGTPQVIKDAAIKAINDDFTKYTAVDGIPALKKAVCEKLKRDNGLDYTPNQVIVNNGAKHSLFNLMQATIEEGDEVIIPAPFWVTYPELVLYSGGTPVEITTDDASGFKITAEQLKAAITPKTKMLILTTPSNPTGAVYSKEELTALAEVLKGTDILVASDEMYEKLVYEGTFTSAAAISDDMYKRTITINGLSKSVAMTGWRFGYMAAADTELIKATKKLQSQSTSNINSITQIAAIAGLDGSADADIEMMRKAFKERRDAAVKMFNDIDGLSVLSPDGAFYLFVNIKALSNDSLEFCKRLLEESEVAVVPGVGFGAEGYFRFSFATSLENITKGINRIEAFVKNYKK, encoded by the coding sequence ATGTTAACCAAACGTATCAATGTACTTTCAGAGTCCATCACCATCGCTGTTACGGCTCTGGCCCAGGAGTTACGCGCACAGGGTAGAGATGTACTTAGTTTTTCCGCAGGCGAACCTGACTTCGGAACGCCGCAGGTCATCAAAGATGCTGCAATAAAAGCGATCAACGACGACTTCACAAAATACACGGCTGTTGACGGTATTCCTGCGCTTAAAAAAGCGGTTTGCGAAAAACTCAAACGCGATAACGGTCTCGATTATACGCCAAACCAGGTCATCGTTAACAACGGCGCCAAGCACTCTCTTTTCAACCTGATGCAAGCGACCATTGAAGAGGGAGACGAAGTGATCATCCCTGCGCCGTTCTGGGTCACCTACCCGGAACTTGTCCTTTACAGCGGCGGCACACCGGTCGAGATCACGACCGATGATGCAAGCGGATTCAAGATCACTGCCGAACAGCTTAAAGCGGCAATCACACCGAAAACAAAGATGCTGATCCTGACAACACCTTCAAACCCGACCGGTGCTGTCTATTCGAAAGAGGAGCTTACTGCACTTGCCGAAGTCCTGAAAGGAACCGATATCCTGGTGGCAAGTGATGAGATGTATGAGAAACTGGTCTATGAAGGCACGTTTACCTCCGCAGCTGCGATCAGTGACGATATGTATAAACGCACGATAACGATCAACGGACTAAGCAAGTCTGTCGCGATGACAGGTTGGCGTTTCGGCTACATGGCGGCAGCCGACACCGAGCTCATCAAAGCGACGAAAAAACTCCAGAGCCAAAGCACATCCAACATCAATTCGATTACACAGATCGCAGCTATTGCTGGTCTGGACGGCAGCGCTGACGCAGACATCGAGATGATGCGCAAAGCCTTTAAAGAGCGCCGTGATGCAGCGGTCAAGATGTTTAATGACATTGACGGTCTCTCGGTGCTTTCACCCGACGGTGCCTTCTACCTTTTTGTCAACATCAAAGCACTTTCAAACGACTCATTGGAGTTCTGTAAACGTCTGCTGGAGGAGAGTGAGGTCGCTGTCGTTCCGGGTGTCGGTTTTGGTGCAGAAGGCTATTTCCGCTTCTCGTTTGCAACCAGTCTTGAAAACATCACAAAGGGAATCAATCGTATTGAGGCCTTTGTCAAAAACTACAAGAAATAG
- the lpxD gene encoding UDP-3-O-(3-hydroxymyristoyl)glucosamine N-acyltransferase, which produces MAMIELNDLLQAIGVDYRGRSFAVSGLNTLGDASATEVSFLQNKSYVAQLKTTKAGAVFVTSDMAEHVPASSAAIVVDEPYLSLALSSKLFAPALIDTAASDAVVGEGSYIAEGAHLAKGAIIGKNCTVMPGAYVGRGAVIGDNTILHSNVSVYHDCKVGSDCIIHASAVIGSDGFGFATTKTGTHVKIYQNGNVVIDDDVEIGSATTIDRAAFGSTHIKEGVRIDNLVHVGHNCVIGEYSVLVAQSGIAGSTTFGRNVVLGAQGGTVGHISIAPFTTLAARSGVTKSITESGKTFAGFPLMEHKLWLKLQGKLARLLKS; this is translated from the coding sequence ATGGCGATGATAGAACTAAACGACCTGTTACAGGCAATCGGCGTTGACTATAGAGGGCGCTCTTTCGCTGTCTCCGGACTCAATACCCTGGGTGATGCCAGTGCCACCGAAGTAAGCTTTCTTCAAAACAAAAGCTATGTCGCACAGCTTAAAACAACAAAGGCGGGTGCCGTCTTTGTGACGTCAGATATGGCGGAACATGTACCCGCGTCATCTGCTGCGATTGTTGTTGATGAACCTTATCTGAGTCTGGCCCTCAGCAGCAAACTTTTTGCACCGGCGTTGATCGATACGGCTGCCTCCGATGCCGTCGTAGGTGAGGGCAGTTATATTGCCGAAGGTGCGCATCTGGCAAAAGGGGCGATAATCGGTAAAAACTGTACTGTTATGCCGGGTGCCTATGTGGGCAGAGGTGCTGTTATCGGTGATAATACCATCTTGCATTCAAACGTCTCTGTCTATCATGACTGCAAGGTCGGCTCCGACTGTATCATCCACGCCTCAGCCGTGATCGGCAGTGACGGGTTCGGTTTTGCCACGACGAAGACGGGGACGCATGTCAAGATCTATCAAAACGGCAATGTCGTCATTGACGATGACGTCGAGATAGGTTCCGCTACAACGATAGACAGGGCGGCTTTCGGTTCGACGCATATCAAGGAAGGTGTGCGCATTGATAATCTTGTGCATGTCGGTCACAACTGTGTCATCGGCGAATATTCGGTTTTGGTCGCCCAGTCCGGTATTGCCGGTTCGACGACATTTGGACGCAACGTCGTTCTCGGTGCACAGGGCGGTACGGTAGGGCATATCTCCATCGCCCCTTTTACAACCCTGGCGGCGCGTTCGGGTGTGACCAAAAGCATTACGGAGAGCGGAAAGACCTTTGCGGGGTTCCCGCTGATGGAGCACAAGCTGTGGCTGAAGCTTCAAGGCAAACTTGCGCGTTTACTCAAGTCGTAA
- the speA gene encoding biosynthetic arginine decarboxylase: protein MKDYGLGIWGNENFIIKEGEVCINRGSKPSLMEITQDIRNSGLRGPIILRFPHLIGKQIESLYANFERVIEENNYTGSFNAVFPLKVNQYPQAVKSIIKYGASYNYGLEAGSKAELVLAIAHTPIGSPITVNGFKDTEMTTLCFMAAQMGHNITITIEGLGELESIIEVANTSNLKAPNIGIRVRLHSSGSGSWAKSGGMDAKFGLTATELLEAITMLQEQQLIDHFTMIHFHIGSQMEDIAPLKKALREAGNIYAELKRMGSDALNSINIGGGLAVEYSQHEQHRLRNYSLKEFANDVVYVLREIMNAKGVEHPNIYTESGRFIIASHAILITPVLELFSQDYQEKSLKFSDTNAPLIEELRELNNLLKQENCIEYIHDALDHLESLFTLFDLGYITLQDRSNAEILVHQIIKKSLRMMKGSRTAELNRLQERLQERYLINSSIFQSMPDYWGLRQQFPVMPLNKLDEPAIRAASLWDITCDSDGEILFNPNAPLYLHDVDLDEEEYFLAFFNIGAYQETLGMSHNLFTHPSECSIEITEEGYELHDIEESDNILDILDDIGYDKSQILIQLKNNLANSPFTTEEEKSDTLQQLELYLYQNGYLRTTN from the coding sequence ATGAAAGACTATGGTCTTGGAATCTGGGGCAACGAAAACTTTATCATCAAAGAGGGCGAAGTCTGTATCAACAGAGGTTCTAAGCCCTCTCTCATGGAAATTACGCAAGATATCCGAAACAGCGGTCTGCGAGGGCCGATCATCTTGCGTTTTCCTCACCTTATCGGCAAACAGATCGAGAGTCTCTATGCCAACTTCGAACGTGTCATTGAAGAGAACAACTACACCGGTTCCTTTAATGCCGTCTTTCCGCTCAAGGTCAACCAGTACCCGCAAGCCGTCAAGTCAATCATCAAGTATGGCGCATCCTACAACTACGGTCTTGAAGCCGGTTCCAAAGCGGAACTTGTATTGGCCATAGCCCACACCCCGATCGGTTCGCCGATCACGGTCAACGGTTTTAAAGATACCGAGATGACGACGCTCTGCTTTATGGCGGCACAGATGGGACACAACATTACGATCACCATAGAGGGGCTCGGCGAGCTCGAATCTATCATCGAAGTGGCGAACACCTCGAATCTCAAAGCGCCGAATATCGGTATCCGTGTCCGCCTGCACAGCAGCGGTTCAGGCTCATGGGCGAAAAGCGGCGGTATGGACGCCAAGTTCGGTCTGACAGCGACGGAACTGCTTGAAGCGATCACCATGCTCCAGGAGCAGCAACTGATCGACCACTTTACCATGATCCACTTTCATATCGGCTCGCAGATGGAAGATATCGCCCCTTTGAAGAAAGCGCTTCGTGAAGCCGGGAACATCTATGCAGAGCTCAAAAGAATGGGTTCTGATGCGCTCAATTCTATCAATATAGGCGGGGGACTGGCCGTTGAGTATTCCCAGCATGAGCAGCATCGTCTTCGCAACTACTCGCTTAAAGAGTTTGCCAATGACGTCGTCTATGTACTGCGGGAGATCATGAACGCCAAAGGGGTAGAACACCCAAATATCTACACCGAATCGGGACGTTTTATCATTGCATCGCATGCCATACTTATCACCCCCGTTCTTGAGCTCTTTTCACAGGACTATCAGGAGAAGTCGCTCAAGTTTTCAGATACGAATGCCCCGCTTATAGAAGAGCTTCGCGAACTGAACAACCTTCTGAAACAAGAGAACTGTATTGAGTATATCCACGATGCGCTGGATCACCTCGAATCTCTTTTTACTCTCTTTGATCTGGGTTATATTACCCTTCAGGACCGCTCCAATGCAGAGATACTGGTTCACCAGATCATCAAAAAGTCACTTCGCATGATGAAGGGGTCGCGTACCGCCGAACTGAACCGTCTTCAGGAGCGTCTTCAGGAGCGCTACCTTATTAACAGTTCGATCTTTCAGAGTATGCCGGATTACTGGGGTCTTCGACAGCAGTTCCCGGTCATGCCGTTGAACAAGCTCGACGAGCCGGCGATTCGTGCCGCTTCGCTCTGGGATATCACCTGCGACAGTGACGGCGAAATACTGTTCAATCCGAACGCACCGCTCTACCTGCATGATGTCGATCTGGATGAAGAGGAGTATTTCCTCGCCTTTTTCAATATCGGTGCCTACCAGGAAACCCTCGGCATGAGCCACAACCTCTTTACCCATCCGAGTGAGTGCAGTATCGAAATTACTGAAGAGGGGTATGAACTTCATGATATTGAAGAGTCGGACAATATTCTGGATATTCTCGATGATATCGGGTACGATAAGTCACAAATATTAATCCAACTTAAAAATAATTTGGCAAATAGCCCCTTTACGACAGAAGAAGAAAAAAGTGATACACTTCAACAACTAGAATTGTACCTCTATCAGAACGGATATTTGCGTACGACAAATTAA
- a CDS encoding acetolactate synthase large subunit encodes MQISGAQMVIEALIAENVTTVFGYPGGAIMNVYDEIYKQEGFEHILTRHEQAAIHAAEGYAKVTGKVGVAMITSGPGFTNAVTGLADAYMDSIPLVVISGQVPMSLIGTDAFQEIDAVGISRACTKHNYLVTDAKDLPRILKEAFYIAASGRPGPVHVDIPKDVTAQIEEFVYPENVDIPTYKPTVKGNKRQIKKAVEAIAEAKRPLFYLGGGVINSNAAEEVRAFVKQTGIPAVETFMARGTLRYDDPLLISMLGMHGSYAANMAMSETDLVIALGARFDDRVTGKLSEFAKHAGIIHVDIDPASISKLVNADYPIVGDVKGVVAEMIELAKEQVDPKRYLPWLETVDHFDKLHPLRYIEDTDRIKPQWVIERVGELLGDDANISTDVGQHQMWTAQFYPFTRPRQWVSSGGLGTMGFGFPAALGVKRGAMDKISINFTGDGSILMNIQELMTAVEKKLPVINIILNNNYLGMVRQWQTLFYNKRHSETDLSMQPDFVMLAESFGGVGYRVSTKEEFDAALKDAVEKNVVAIIDVKVERLENVLPMVPSGGSLFNMMLLENKES; translated from the coding sequence ATGCAGATCAGCGGAGCGCAGATGGTCATCGAGGCATTGATCGCCGAAAATGTTACAACCGTTTTTGGATACCCGGGCGGAGCGATCATGAATGTTTATGATGAGATCTATAAGCAAGAGGGTTTTGAACATATCTTGACGCGTCATGAACAGGCTGCTATTCACGCAGCAGAGGGATATGCAAAGGTCACCGGCAAGGTCGGTGTCGCCATGATCACTTCAGGCCCCGGTTTTACCAATGCGGTAACCGGTCTTGCCGATGCTTATATGGATTCGATCCCTTTGGTCGTTATCAGCGGACAGGTGCCAATGTCCCTGATCGGAACGGATGCATTTCAAGAGATCGATGCCGTCGGTATCAGTCGGGCATGTACGAAACACAACTACCTTGTAACCGATGCAAAAGATCTTCCCCGTATCTTAAAAGAGGCGTTCTACATCGCTGCATCAGGACGTCCCGGTCCGGTGCATGTGGATATTCCGAAAGATGTGACCGCTCAGATCGAAGAGTTCGTCTATCCTGAAAATGTGGATATCCCAACCTACAAGCCTACAGTCAAAGGCAACAAGCGTCAGATCAAAAAAGCGGTTGAGGCGATCGCCGAGGCCAAGCGACCGCTTTTTTATCTCGGCGGGGGTGTTATCAACTCCAATGCTGCCGAGGAAGTACGTGCATTTGTAAAACAGACGGGGATTCCTGCCGTTGAGACCTTTATGGCGCGCGGAACACTTCGCTATGACGATCCGTTGCTTATTTCGATGCTTGGAATGCACGGTTCATACGCAGCCAACATGGCGATGAGCGAGACGGACCTTGTTATCGCCTTGGGTGCCCGTTTTGACGACCGTGTAACAGGTAAACTGTCCGAGTTCGCTAAACATGCCGGTATTATCCATGTCGACATCGATCCGGCGAGCATCTCAAAACTGGTCAATGCCGACTATCCGATCGTCGGGGATGTCAAAGGTGTTGTGGCCGAGATGATCGAGTTGGCCAAAGAACAGGTTGATCCGAAGCGTTATCTGCCTTGGCTGGAAACGGTCGATCATTTCGATAAACTCCACCCTCTGCGTTATATAGAGGATACGGATCGTATCAAGCCGCAGTGGGTCATTGAGCGTGTCGGCGAGCTTCTCGGTGATGATGCCAATATCTCAACCGATGTCGGACAGCACCAGATGTGGACAGCACAATTCTATCCGTTCACGCGCCCACGTCAGTGGGTCAGCTCCGGCGGTCTGGGAACGATGGGCTTCGGTTTTCCTGCAGCGCTGGGTGTAAAACGCGGCGCAATGGACAAGATCAGTATCAACTTTACCGGTGACGGTTCGATCCTGATGAACATTCAGGAACTGATGACAGCGGTTGAGAAGAAGCTGCCGGTCATTAACATTATCCTGAACAACAACTATCTGGGGATGGTACGCCAGTGGCAGACACTCTTTTACAACAAACGCCACTCTGAGACAGACCTCTCCATGCAGCCAGACTTTGTGATGCTGGCTGAGAGTTTCGGCGGCGTCGGTTATCGCGTCTCGACAAAAGAGGAGTTTGATGCTGCGCTTAAAGATGCCGTTGAAAAAAATGTCGTCGCCATCATCGATGTGAAAGTGGAACGCTTGGAAAACGTTCTGCCTATGGTGCCGTCGGGCGGATCGCTGTTTAATATGATGCTATTAGAGAACAAGGAGTCGTAA
- a CDS encoding cytochrome P460 family protein: MKLWLAMVILIAIILSTTMYCVLPRSQGEHVMVFPKWKKYYNLTPEIIDSDAHNAYIEIYLNDIAKDAYINVDPVFKEGAKVFKPLYADPDGKEFARLVIMVKMEAGYDSENGDWWYGVYDESGMKMWYEGRIPECIACHAMAKETDYMFSRSVMKRITGIDTNEFEEYLKE, encoded by the coding sequence ATGAAACTTTGGTTAGCTATGGTTATATTAATCGCTATTATCCTCTCGACGACGATGTATTGTGTCCTCCCTCGTTCGCAAGGCGAACACGTCATGGTATTTCCAAAATGGAAAAAGTATTATAACCTGACGCCGGAGATCATTGACTCGGATGCCCATAATGCCTATATCGAGATCTATCTTAACGATATAGCGAAAGATGCCTATATCAACGTTGATCCGGTCTTCAAGGAAGGTGCGAAGGTCTTTAAACCTCTTTATGCCGACCCTGACGGCAAAGAGTTCGCCCGTCTTGTCATAATGGTGAAGATGGAGGCGGGTTATGACAGTGAAAACGGTGATTGGTGGTACGGTGTGTATGATGAGAGCGGCATGAAGATGTGGTATGAAGGACGGATACCTGAGTGCATAGCATGTCATGCTATGGCCAAAGAGACGGACTATATGTTTTCCCGCAGTGTGATGAAAAGGATAACGGGGATAGATACGAACGAGTTTGAAGAGTATTTAAAAGAGTAA
- the cysE gene encoding serine O-acetyltransferase, whose product MGLFSEIKEDFDNVYRNDPAIRSKFEFIFNYPGVWAIAWYRLAHRLHRANWKITARLIMGISQFFSNIDIHPAARIGRRVFIDHGIGVVIGETTIIEDDVVIYQGVTLGGVSLTEGKRHPTVRKGAVIGAGSKILGNIVIGEYAKVGANSVVVREVPDGSTAIGIPAHVIEKGRDKDQFSHNKLPDINKELFEYLIKRVAVLEHILMKDNQELLDEDLKLEQIYDSFLKAIKT is encoded by the coding sequence TTGGGACTCTTTTCTGAAATAAAAGAAGATTTTGACAACGTATATAGAAACGACCCCGCCATTCGCAGTAAATTTGAATTTATATTCAACTATCCCGGTGTGTGGGCTATTGCATGGTACCGTCTTGCGCATCGGCTGCACCGTGCCAACTGGAAGATAACTGCCCGTCTGATCATGGGTATCAGCCAGTTTTTCTCCAATATTGACATTCATCCGGCTGCCCGTATCGGCCGCCGCGTCTTTATCGATCATGGCATCGGCGTTGTCATCGGTGAAACAACCATTATTGAAGACGATGTCGTTATCTATCAGGGAGTAACGCTTGGCGGGGTCAGTCTAACGGAAGGCAAACGCCACCCAACCGTGAGAAAAGGCGCTGTTATCGGGGCCGGATCCAAAATACTAGGCAATATTGTCATCGGCGAGTATGCCAAGGTCGGTGCCAACTCTGTTGTCGTACGGGAAGTGCCGGACGGTTCGACTGCCATCGGTATACCGGCACATGTTATTGAAAAAGGACGCGATAAAGATCAGTTCAGCCACAATAAACTCCCCGACATCAATAAAGAACTTTTTGAATACCTGATCAAACGTGTTGCCGTCCTGGAACATATCCTGATGAAAGACAATCAGGAACTTCTAGATGAAGATCTAAAACTCGAGCAGATCTACGACTCCTTCCTGAAAGCGATCAAAACATAA
- the ilvN gene encoding acetolactate synthase small subunit, which translates to MQEERRVISVIVANEASALSRISGLFSARGYNVVSLTVAPIPESDYSRLTIVTVGSVRVIEQITKQLHKLIPVLRVSDTQEMIEKEMVLTKFPITEDLNNISVLANAYNGKIVNVGTDTIIVMIADEPKRVEHFLTAIRRYHPLEIVRGGTVAVDR; encoded by the coding sequence ATGCAGGAAGAAAGAAGAGTAATCTCCGTTATTGTTGCAAATGAAGCGAGTGCCCTTTCTCGTATCTCCGGGCTCTTTTCCGCCCGTGGTTATAATGTTGTTTCATTGACAGTGGCACCGATTCCAGAGAGTGACTATTCGCGTTTGACGATCGTTACTGTCGGTTCTGTACGCGTCATCGAGCAGATCACGAAGCAGCTGCACAAACTTATTCCGGTACTGCGTGTAAGCGATACCCAGGAGATGATCGAAAAAGAGATGGTTCTTACCAAGTTTCCTATTACGGAAGATCTGAACAACATCTCGGTACTGGCAAACGCCTATAACGGCAAGATCGTCAATGTCGGCACCGACACCATTATTGTTATGATAGCGGATGAACCAAAACGTGTTGAGCACTTTTTGACGGCGATTAGACGTTACCACCCGCTTGAGATCGTTCGCGGCGGTACGGTTGCCGTTGACCGTTAA